TTTGGCTTTACACTGTCCTCATCTTTTCGCCATGATGTAAACATGAGAAGTCTAACTTAATATGAGTAATCGTTTACTTTTTGCCCCATCTCTTGAGTGCCACCAGATAATTTCAACCCATTAAGGCCCCGTTCATTTCTCGAAAAATAACttccacaaaaatatttttcagATTTTCTAATGTCCGTTTCATGGAAAATAATATAGTCAAGAAAAACGTTTTCATTATTAGAAAAAACACATTCAAAAGTGGAGAAAATATTTTCCACTTTTCAAAAAGTGGAAAATGCTTTGTATAACTTCTTCCACCTCACTTTCTTTTACTAAACACAATtttcttgtatttttatgttttctttttcttttttaaatcGAGTTTTTAATTTTTGTCTTTCCTTTGCCTTTTCTTTTTTCCTTCCTTGGTTGGTCGCCGAACACAATGAGCTCGAGCCTCGCCACAGGCTAGCGAGACTCAAGCTTGCTAGATTCTAGCAAGGTGACGCCAAGCTTGCCCGAGGTCCCTAGAGCCTCATTGACCTCTAGCGATCTCGGGCCAGGCTCAAGCCTCGCCCAGCTCGCTAACCTGTGGTGAGGCTAGAGCTCACCAACGGTCAATCGCCATACCCAACGACTGGCCAAGACTAAAGAAGaagaagggaaaaaaaaaaaaaggataaggaagaagaagaaaaaaattaaaaattgaaaaatcgatttttaaataataaaataataaaaaataattgaAAATGCATGGATGCAGGAGAGCTTTTTCTTACTAAACGAAGAAAAATATTTTCTAGTTCATTTTCAAATTTCAGCTAAACATTGAAAAATATGGTTATTTTCTCGAAAAATGACTTCTTGGAAGACAATTTTTTGGAAACGCCACATTTTTCATGAAACAATATTACGATGTTTGATTAACATTATCTTAAAATTTCTCGGAAGCAAGGATTAGTCGTATCTTCGATAATAGATACGTTATATTTAAACCCTCATGAATACACAAGATAACAATTTAGAGGGATATACACACGCACATCCATACGTAAGTTGTGAGTTGTTTGTCGGCATGCGCAATAATTTAGCCCCCCACTTGTGTTTTGCACTTTTTACCTTTACTTAAAATTTTGCCAACTTTCGTCATTGTGGTGTTGTGGGCCATTACTTTGGACCACTATTATCAAGTCTGCCGAAGTCAATCTCATGAGATGTCTACCATTTTCGAACTCCACCCATCCGCCCACTCTCCATCCCCATCTGAATACTCCATTTTTCAATCTCTCGTCCCTGAAATAACCAATGGAGTTCGCAAGTCCTCTTTCAGATCTCCTCAGATATTTATGGGGTATGGCCAGTACACATTTGGGCTACATCTACAATCTGGAACGTAATGTCAACAAATTGCGGGCGGAAACTGAAGACCTGAATGCCAAGAGCGAAGATGTGAAAGTAGGGGTGGAACGTGAAGAAGAAAGAGGAGGTGTACATCGCACGAGAGAAGTGGCGAACTGGTTAGGGAAGGTGCAAAAATTTTTAGGTGAGGAAGATCAAGTCCTTCGAGAAGCCAGGGAACGTGACCGAATCAAATGTCTCAGTCATTGTCTTCCACAAAACTGCTGGTCGGGCTATCGATTGGGGAAAACAGTCTATCAAATGCTCAATGAAGTGAGAgagctcaagaaagaagaattcaaCACTACGTTGTCGTTGCCTCCTCCTCCAGTACTTACGATGTCTATGGACGAGACTGTGGGGCATGATATTTCTTTTAATAAAGTGTGGAAATGGCTCGTGGACGAAAAAAAAATAGGAGTGATTGGGTTATACGGAACAGGCGGTGTGGGAAAGACCACCCTCATGAAAAGGATCAACAAGGACCTTTCGCGTGCAAATCACAGATTCGAGGTTGTTATGTGGGTGGTTGTGTCTAGGCAAGTGAAGGAAGATAACATTCAAGATGTCATAAGGAAAAGGTTGGACATTAAAGATGAGATCTGGGAACGATGGTCTCAAGATGAGAGGGTCCATCATCTATTGAAATTTTTGACCCAAAAAAAGTTTGTGTTGTTGATTGATGATGTATGGGCAAAGCTGGACCTTTCCAAAATCGGAGTTCCTTGTTCTTGTCTTGGGAGCAAATCCAAAGTAGTATTCACAACTCGGTCGAAGGAAGTATGCGACCAAATGAAAGCCGACAGAGCCTACCAAGTACAGTGCTTAACACTTGAAGAAGCCCTAGGATTGTTTGAGAATAAGGTTGGCAAATTAATTGTACATTCTCATCCAGAAATTCGAAAGCTCGCCAAAAACATTGTCCTGGAGTGCAAAGGGTTGCCACTAGCCCTTAATACTGTCGGGCAAGCCATGGCCGGTAAAGACGATCCCAATGAGTGGAGGCATGCGCTAAGAACGTTGAGGAACAAACCGCACAAGCTACGAGGTATGGTGGAGGAAGTATATTACATACTAAAGTTCAGTTATGATAGTTTAAATGACACTACTCGACAAGCTTGCTTTCTTTATTGTTGTCGCTTCCCTGAGGATTACCCCATAAAAACAAAGGAGCTAATTGAACTCTGGATTGGAGAGGGCTTGTTAGGAGACAATGATGATGTATATCATATGAGAGATGAGGGAGCATCTATCTTGGGGGATTTAAAGAGGTCTTGCCTATTAGAAGATGGGCTTCATTTGTATGAACAACCAACTGTAAAGATGCATGACGTCATCCGCGACATGGCCATATGGATTGCTCGTGACCATGGCCAAAAGGAGAATAAGTTGCTAGTGATAGAGAACGAAGAAGACATGTCAGCGAAGATGATCTTCAAATGGGGGGAAGCGGAGAAAGTATTTCTATGGGGAAGTTTGATTGCAAATATCAACCGAACACCACCTATGTGTTCCAACTCGAAACTTTGTTTGTAAGGGAAACTAAGGTGAAACTCATGCCAAGAGGATTTTTCAAGTCGATGACGGCTTGTTTGAAAGTGCTTGACCTAtcttataataaaaatattgagtCATTCCCTGAAGGGATTTGCGACCTGATTAGCCTACAATACTTAAACTTATCGGGCACTCAAATCAGGGAGTTGCCCAAGGAAATCAAGAACTTGACTCGATTACAATGGTTGCTACTTGATAAGATAGGATTAGATATCCTAATTCCGACGGGGGCAATCACAAGCTTACGGTTGAATGTGTACAGCATGTGGGGACATGGTCTAGAGAAGGAAGAAGAGGTGGTGGAGGAACTAGGGGACATGCAATATCTCACTGACTTATCTATCATGGTGCGAAAATTTTTCTCTGCCCTAAAAATATTCCAATTCTTACAGAGATGCATAAGGAGAGCACGGATCAGTGATTGCGAGGACTTGACCTGCATCCCAATAAGTCACTCATTAAAAGGGAACGACAATTTTTCACATTTAGAGGTGCTTCATCTAGTGAATTGCCCTGTGCTCGGGAAGATAAAGATTACTCAAGGGATAGGACAAGCGTCCAACTACTCTTACTTCCCCAGTCTTCTTCAAGTTTTGGTTCGTAATTGTGGATTTTTAGACTTGTCCTGGCTCATGCAAGCTCCAAAACTTCGGATATTGACCGTCTGGGACTGCCCTTCGTTGGAGAAAATAATCGGGGATGAATTTGAAAGAGAAGAATTAGCTGCTTCAGGATTATTCTCACGTCTTGAAATTCTACGGATCATGGGTCTTCCAAACCTTAGGAGCATTTGCAACCACACTCTATTTTTCTCTCGAGGGGTGGAATTCCGCATAAGGGGGTGCCCTAGTCTCAGAAAATTGCCTTTGGACTCAAACGCGAGGGGAAGCTTCTCAATCACTGGATACAAAGGTTGGTGGGCCAACTTCGAGTGGGACCCAGCTGCCCGGGTCACTTTGAACACGGATGATGGGAGTCCCACAGAAGAAATGACATTTGGAGAGGCACTAGGTAGAATGAAATATCGAGACTTTTACCAGGCCAAGATAGGATTCCTACCCCGCAAGCCGAGTAAAAGAGGCTGATATGTGTAAACTTGTGATTTATTTCCGTAGTCCAACTTTCTAAAGCGTTGTTCGTCCGCACGCCCAATAATTCAGCCCTTGAGTTGTGAGTTGTGTTTTGTACTATTTACTTTTACTGACCTTTGCTAGCTCATATCATTGTATTGTTCTGGGGCCATTACATTGGGCCTCTATTATTGAGTCTGTAGAAgtcgtttatttatttatttatttatttatttatttatttttgcttCTAAGCAAAATGTAATAGTAAAAACCCAATTTAGATGGGGCTATAAATTATTTGTCAATGTGTAAAACAAAGGATTTTAATTGTCCTGCTGCATAAAGAGGTAAACAAATTTTTGTATAAATTTCAAGTCGTCGTATTTTGATCAAACTCTAACCACTTTTCTTCGAAGGTACACTTAAATAtcattttttaaaaacaaaattgagACATTTAAGTGTCAATTCCGACGAGAATAAATGGAAATTCGACATAGCATTATTTTAAGAATAAATTGGTCAGTGGAGCTACTTACTCAATAATGAATATACAAAAGATGTTATTTTTTCCCAAAATCAATTTTTAATAGGTTGGGCAACTTCTGATGCCAGTTAGGCTTCACGGGAACGTTGGCTGCGGTCGATATCGACGAGATCATCCTTGGCGTGTGTTCACCGGCTCGGGCGATATCGACAAGGTCATCCTTGGTGTGCGTTCTCCGGCTTGGTCAAAGAAATATTTTTTTGTCAGCCCACTGACTTGTGCCTTGTGCTAGTTGCTTTCGACTTGGATCATTGTTTAGAGCATAACAGTGTAATACTCGGACTTTTCTCTTTTATTGTAAAATAACAATGACCCCGATAATTATAATATTGATGTGTATGGAGTTTCATTGTCCTCTGTCCTCAGTTTTTATTTTATAATAGAATAGTGGCATATGGGTAGCAGGTTGGCCAAACTTTGAAAAATTCATGGGTGCGACCGTTGACCAAAAAGCATGTATGAACGTTTGCATCTCGCATTTTGCATGGGGAATCTCTACGGAGAGACTCGTGTTTTGAAAGGTTACTCTCACGTCACGCGAGAATatatgatttgatttgatttagtaTTTGAAATTAAAATGATGTGGATCATCTAAGGTTAAAGGGTAAATGCACATGCAGTTACATCATGCTACTACCTAAGAATATTGGATTGAGTATGGTCAGAAGAAATTTGTCTAATTTTCACCGCTACCGAGACAGTGATAGTTAGAGACCCATGACTTGTACACAGTGACAGAAACGAATATGTTTTCCGTGTGTTAGTAAAgctgttttttattttttatttttggtaCGACGTGATCATTAGTGA
The sequence above is a segment of the Rutidosis leptorrhynchoides isolate AG116_Rl617_1_P2 unplaced genomic scaffold, CSIRO_AGI_Rlap_v1 contig464, whole genome shotgun sequence genome. Coding sequences within it:
- the LOC139883872 gene encoding probable disease resistance protein At1g61300, whose protein sequence is MEFASPLSDLLRYLWGMASTHLGYIYNLERNVNKLRAETEDLNAKSEDVKVGVEREEERGGVHRTREVANWLGKVQKFLGEEDQVLREARERDRIKCLSHCLPQNCWSGYRLGKTVYQMLNEVRELKKEEFNTTLSLPPPPVLTMSMDETVGHDISFNKVWKWLVDEKKIGVIGLYGTGGVGKTTLMKRINKDLSRANHRFEVVMWVVVSRQVKEDNIQDVIRKRLDIKDEIWERWSQDERVHHLLKFLTQKKFVLLIDDVWAKLDLSKIGVPCSCLGSKSKVVFTTRSKEVCDQMKADRAYQVQCLTLEEALGLFENKVGKLIVHSHPEIRKLAKNIVLECKGLPLALNTVGQAMAGKDDPNEWRHALRTLRNKPHKLRGMVEEVYYILKFSYDSLNDTTRQACFLYCCRFPEDYPIKTKELIELWIGEGLLGDNDDVYHMRDEGASILGDLKRSCLLEDGLHLYEQPTVKMHDVIRDMAIWIARDHGQKENKLLVIENEEDMETKVKLMPRGFFKSMTACLKVLDLSYNKNIESFPEGICDLISLQYLNLSGTQIRELPKEIKNLTRLQWLLLDKIGLDILIPTGAITSLRLNVYSMWGHGLEKEEEVVEELGDMQYLTDLSIMVRKFFSALKIFQFLQRCIRRARISDCEDLTCIPISHSLKGNDNFSHLEVLHLVNCPVLGKIKITQGIGQASNYSYFPSLLQVLVRNCGFLDLSWLMQAPKLRILTVWDCPSLEKIIGDEFEREELAASGLFSRLEILRIMGLPNLRSICNHTLFFSRGVEFRIRGCPSLRKLPLDSNARGSFSITGYKGWWANFEWDPAARVTLNTDDGSPTEEMTFGEALGRMKYRDFYQAKIGFLPRKPSKRG